From one Catellatospora sp. IY07-71 genomic stretch:
- a CDS encoding PaaI family thioesterase, whose protein sequence is MTQTQTEPTAPESPAGAVADAARTRTFSWSDPLRNAAALGTMTGLELLHAMGRGELPAPPVMHLLGMDSVQAEEGRVLVTMRAQEFHYNPLGGVHGGILATLLDTAAACAVHTTLPAGTGYTSLDLTTKFLRPVTVGSGVLRCEGTVISRGRRTALAQAQLTDEQGRLLAHATSTCLIFEAPAA, encoded by the coding sequence ATGACGCAGACCCAGACCGAGCCGACCGCACCCGAGTCCCCGGCCGGCGCCGTGGCGGACGCGGCGCGCACCCGCACCTTCAGCTGGTCCGACCCGCTCCGCAACGCCGCCGCGCTGGGCACCATGACCGGTCTGGAGCTGCTGCACGCGATGGGCCGCGGCGAGCTGCCCGCCCCGCCGGTGATGCACCTGCTCGGCATGGACAGCGTGCAGGCCGAGGAGGGCCGCGTCCTGGTGACCATGCGCGCCCAGGAGTTCCACTACAACCCGCTGGGCGGCGTGCACGGCGGGATCCTGGCCACGCTGCTGGACACGGCCGCGGCCTGCGCGGTGCACACCACGCTGCCCGCCGGCACCGGATACACCTCACTGGATCTGACCACGAAGTTCCTGCGCCCGGTCACCGTCGGCTCCGGCGTGCTGCGCTGCGAGGGCACCGTCATCTCCCGGGGCCGCCGCACCGCGCTGGCCCAGGCCCAGCTCACCGACGAGCAGGGCCGCCTGCTCGCGCACGCCACGTCGACCTGCCTCATCTTCGAGGCACCGGCCGCCTGA
- a CDS encoding ATP-grasp domain-containing protein, with protein sequence MEQVLILPPRVTETGLAYADAARRRGMRVETVHGWRLPEHLAGHPGAHLYAGPLFADAVGAELGIGLLEPDPDWLTRLPRALTRRGVVFTTLARARGLDRPAFVKPPDDKSFPARVYPSGAALPGPEVLEGDTSVLVSDVVEFHVEFRCFVAAGVVRAVSRYAVGGELDVASADDDVRSADAAAFAQTVCAVSAPFAGSAPRGGAAAGAAVDVDRVRRPGLPSAVVVDVGLIADPGSGRPEWAVIEANAAWASGHYAADADAALDVALRSAMPRAEIAPADVPYLRDLPSVVR encoded by the coding sequence GTGGAGCAAGTGCTGATCCTGCCGCCGCGAGTCACCGAGACCGGGCTCGCGTACGCCGACGCCGCCCGCCGTCGCGGTATGCGTGTCGAGACGGTGCACGGCTGGCGGCTGCCGGAGCACCTGGCCGGGCACCCCGGCGCGCATCTCTACGCCGGGCCGCTGTTCGCCGACGCCGTCGGTGCCGAACTGGGGATCGGGCTGCTCGAACCGGACCCGGACTGGCTCACTCGGCTGCCGCGTGCGCTCACCCGGCGCGGCGTCGTGTTCACCACCCTGGCGCGGGCGCGCGGGCTGGACCGGCCCGCGTTCGTGAAGCCGCCGGACGACAAGAGCTTCCCGGCGCGGGTGTACCCCTCGGGTGCGGCGCTGCCGGGCCCCGAGGTGCTGGAAGGCGACACTTCCGTGCTGGTCAGCGACGTGGTCGAGTTCCACGTCGAGTTCCGCTGCTTCGTCGCCGCGGGCGTGGTGCGGGCGGTCAGCCGGTACGCCGTCGGCGGTGAGCTCGACGTGGCATCGGCGGACGACGACGTGCGCAGCGCGGACGCAGCGGCCTTCGCCCAGACCGTCTGCGCGGTCTCGGCCCCCTTCGCAGGCTCCGCCCCACGCGGCGGCGCTGCTGCGGGTGCGGCGGTCGACGTCGACCGTGTCCGCAGGCCGGGGCTGCCGAGTGCGGTGGTGGTCGACGTCGGGCTGATCGCCGATCCGGGGAGCGGGCGTCCGGAGTGGGCGGTCATCGAGGCCAACGCGGCCTGGGCGAGCGGCCATTACGCGGCCGATGCCGACGCTGCCCTGGACGTGGCCTTGCGCTCGGCGATGCCGCGTGCCGAGATCGCGCCGGCGGATGTGCCGTACCTGCGTGATCTGCCGTCGGTGGTGCGCTGA
- a CDS encoding ATP-grasp domain-containing protein, protein MAAHDDRPLLLMVRTGKREFREYLLRSLAPAYRVHMFTGVAPTWEQEYIDGATELGALLDVPAMAEAARRLGATPAGVMTWDEARTPQTAALAAALGLPGDPAAVARCRDKQRTRRALAAAGVPQPESVPVGSLEQAGAEAARIGYPVVLKPSDLALSVGVIKVDGPEQLAPAWEFTTGVRHGALPDWRPQVLLEEYVSGEEISVDAAVHRGEVTPLCVARKELGHRPYCIEIGHYVHGDDPLRHDEDLRRLLRDAHAALGFTDGVTHTEIMLTARGPRIIEVNARLGGDMIPYLGLRATGVDTALAAAATACGKPPQAVADRKLVAGVRFFYPARPGTVIESLGFDRAGLPPAVDELALLAEPGDRRSPPPEGTVNGRVAFATAVAPTAEECREALDAAGAALRVNGEPPAPHA, encoded by the coding sequence ATGGCCGCGCACGACGACCGCCCGCTGCTGCTGATGGTCCGCACGGGCAAGCGCGAGTTCCGGGAGTACCTGCTGCGCTCGCTCGCCCCGGCGTACCGGGTGCACATGTTCACCGGGGTCGCGCCCACCTGGGAGCAGGAGTACATCGACGGCGCCACGGAGCTGGGGGCGCTGCTCGACGTGCCGGCCATGGCCGAGGCCGCCCGGCGGCTCGGTGCCACCCCGGCGGGGGTGATGACCTGGGACGAGGCGCGTACGCCGCAGACCGCCGCGCTCGCCGCCGCGTTGGGCCTGCCCGGCGATCCGGCGGCCGTCGCGCGCTGCCGCGACAAGCAGCGCACCCGCCGCGCGCTGGCCGCGGCGGGCGTGCCGCAGCCGGAGTCGGTGCCGGTGGGCTCGCTGGAGCAGGCCGGTGCCGAGGCGGCCCGGATCGGCTACCCCGTGGTCCTCAAGCCGAGCGACCTCGCGCTCAGCGTCGGCGTGATCAAGGTGGACGGTCCGGAGCAGCTGGCCCCGGCGTGGGAGTTCACCACCGGCGTCCGGCACGGCGCGCTGCCCGACTGGCGGCCGCAGGTGCTGCTGGAGGAGTACGTCTCCGGCGAGGAGATCAGCGTCGACGCGGCCGTGCACCGGGGCGAGGTGACCCCGCTCTGCGTGGCCCGCAAGGAGCTGGGGCACCGGCCGTACTGCATCGAGATCGGACACTACGTGCACGGCGACGACCCGCTGCGCCACGACGAGGACCTGCGGCGGCTGCTGCGGGACGCGCACGCGGCGCTGGGGTTCACCGACGGGGTGACCCATACCGAGATCATGCTCACCGCGCGCGGGCCCCGGATCATCGAGGTCAACGCGCGGCTGGGCGGCGACATGATCCCGTACCTGGGGCTGCGCGCCACCGGCGTGGACACGGCGCTCGCCGCCGCCGCGACGGCCTGCGGCAAACCGCCGCAGGCGGTCGCGGACCGCAAGCTCGTCGCGGGGGTGCGCTTCTTCTACCCGGCCCGGCCCGGCACGGTGATCGAGTCGCTCGGCTTCGACCGGGCCGGGCTGCCCCCGGCCGTCGACGAGCTGGCGCTGCTGGCCGAGCCGGGCGACCGGCGCTCACCGCCGCCCGAGGGCACGGTCAACGGCCGCGTCGCCTTCGCCACCGCGGTCGCGCCGACCGCGGAGGAGTGCCGCGAGGCGCTGGACGCCGCGGGGGCCGCGCTGCGGGTCAACGGCGAGCCTCCGGCTCCGCACGCCTGA
- a CDS encoding MFS transporter, which translates to MEKRRRAALIGLLGAELVSTVGSRMSFLAIPWLVLVTTDDPTLVGVVAFAEALPYILAGIFGTPLADRFGVREVSIVTDLGSALVMGAVAAFGSADFTLLVVLIAVLGALRGVGDKSKRVLLPPVVEASGTPMARVTAVFSALNRTAMVIGAALAGVLIAWLGPVGAIWADAATFAGCAAVVAVLVRITKEQNRPARAEGESYLDSLKAGYAFLRGERLLRSLVGMMFVTNLFNQASAVVFIPLWVREHLDSPVALGWIGGAFALGAIAGGAAFAALVTRLPRYASLVAGYLVGGSPRFLVLAFSDDLRVALAVTFLSGVAMSSVNPTYGLLMFQRVPRGMQARVFGLTGAVTFGGIPLGGMVGAWSAEALGLDGGLLLAGAAYFAATLTPVVGWRRWRQIDDLKPGAAPAEPPLWQEYLSELGRRAGVLDTGPAVPVSVTLAYADGGWTVTARRGRRRLSRPAPISAAQALRHVAVLDVPAAAEAVAQVHTDDRRRLAVVRANLAAAESALAELRAAQWPGDQPGERPR; encoded by the coding sequence ATGGAGAAGCGGCGCAGGGCTGCGCTGATCGGGCTGCTGGGCGCCGAGCTCGTGTCCACCGTCGGCTCGCGCATGTCCTTTCTGGCCATACCGTGGCTGGTGCTGGTGACCACGGACGACCCCACCCTGGTCGGCGTCGTCGCGTTCGCGGAGGCGCTGCCCTACATCCTGGCGGGCATCTTCGGCACGCCGCTGGCGGACCGGTTCGGGGTGCGCGAGGTGTCCATCGTGACGGACCTCGGCAGCGCGCTGGTGATGGGCGCCGTGGCGGCCTTCGGCAGCGCCGACTTCACCCTGCTGGTGGTGCTGATCGCGGTGCTGGGCGCGCTCCGCGGGGTGGGCGACAAGTCGAAGCGGGTGCTGCTCCCGCCGGTGGTCGAGGCGTCGGGTACGCCGATGGCCAGGGTCACCGCGGTGTTCTCCGCCCTGAACCGCACCGCCATGGTGATCGGCGCGGCGCTGGCCGGGGTGCTCATCGCGTGGCTCGGGCCGGTGGGCGCGATCTGGGCCGACGCGGCGACGTTCGCCGGCTGCGCCGCGGTGGTGGCGGTGCTGGTCCGCATCACCAAGGAGCAGAACAGGCCGGCTCGGGCCGAGGGCGAGTCCTACCTGGACAGCCTCAAGGCCGGGTACGCCTTCCTGCGCGGGGAGCGGCTGCTGCGCAGCCTGGTCGGCATGATGTTCGTGACGAACCTGTTCAACCAGGCCAGCGCGGTGGTGTTCATCCCGCTGTGGGTACGCGAGCACCTGGACTCGCCCGTGGCGCTGGGCTGGATCGGCGGGGCGTTCGCGCTGGGCGCGATCGCGGGCGGGGCGGCGTTCGCGGCGCTGGTCACCCGCCTGCCGCGCTACGCGTCGCTGGTGGCCGGGTATCTGGTGGGCGGCTCGCCGCGCTTCCTGGTGCTGGCGTTCAGCGACGACCTGCGGGTGGCGCTGGCGGTGACGTTCCTGTCCGGGGTGGCCATGTCGTCGGTGAACCCCACCTACGGCCTGCTGATGTTCCAGCGGGTGCCGCGCGGGATGCAGGCGCGGGTGTTCGGGCTGACCGGCGCGGTCACCTTCGGCGGCATCCCGCTCGGCGGCATGGTGGGCGCCTGGTCGGCGGAGGCGCTGGGCCTGGACGGCGGGCTGCTGCTGGCGGGCGCGGCGTACTTCGCGGCCACGCTGACGCCGGTCGTCGGCTGGCGCAGGTGGCGGCAGATCGACGACCTGAAGCCCGGCGCGGCCCCGGCGGAGCCGCCGCTGTGGCAGGAGTACCTGTCCGAGCTGGGCCGCCGGGCCGGGGTGCTGGACACCGGCCCGGCGGTGCCGGTCTCGGTCACGCTCGCGTACGCCGACGGCGGCTGGACGGTGACCGCGCGGCGGGGCCGGCGCAGGCTGTCGCGGCCGGCCCCGATCTCGGCGGCGCAGGCGCTGCGGCACGTCGCGGTGCTGGACGTGCCCGCGGCGGCCGAGGCGGTGGCGCAGGTGCACACCGACGACCGGCGGCGGCTGGCGGTGGTGCGGGCCAACCTGGCCGCGGCCGAATCGGCGCTGGCGGAGCTGCGGGCGGCTCAGTGGCCGGGCGACCAGCCCGGGGAGCGGCCCAGGTAG
- a CDS encoding TIGR03086 family metal-binding protein, producing MDLRDLDRRALAAAGAAVNRVKRADLARPTPCGDWTLGQLLGHMIGHNRGFAAAAAGKPTVPEVWDDLTPPADPRKAYAESAALVTKAFSDRTLLDRKIEVYGYGTFTAPTVLGMHFVDFLVHGWDVAKSIGADAALDPELSAAAMKIALRWPTDRPSKAFGVMVEPPAGAATGDQLVAYLGRSPGWSPGH from the coding sequence ATGGACCTACGTGACCTCGACCGGCGCGCGCTCGCCGCGGCCGGCGCCGCCGTCAACCGCGTCAAGCGCGCCGACCTCGCCCGGCCCACGCCGTGCGGCGACTGGACCCTCGGCCAGCTGCTCGGGCACATGATCGGCCACAACCGCGGCTTCGCCGCCGCCGCCGCGGGCAAGCCGACGGTGCCGGAGGTCTGGGACGACCTGACGCCGCCCGCCGACCCGCGCAAGGCGTACGCCGAGTCGGCAGCCCTGGTCACCAAGGCCTTCAGCGACCGCACCCTGCTCGACCGCAAGATCGAGGTGTACGGCTACGGCACCTTCACCGCCCCGACCGTGCTCGGCATGCACTTCGTCGACTTCCTGGTGCACGGGTGGGACGTGGCCAAGTCGATCGGCGCCGACGCGGCGCTGGACCCCGAGCTGAGCGCAGCGGCCATGAAGATCGCCCTGCGCTGGCCGACCGACCGGCCCAGCAAGGCGTTCGGCGTGATGGTCGAGCCGCCCGCGGGCGCCGCCACCGGTGACCAGCTCGTCGCCTACCTGGGCCGCTCCCCGGGCTGGTCGCCCGGCCACTGA
- a CDS encoding LysR family transcriptional regulator, with translation MRLELRHLRVVCAIADAGSVTKAAAALGLAAPALTTQLQRIERAFGGQLFERDRRGARPTPLGDLVLARARVLLPAVQGLQEEAAQFAGAAQAGGEDGLPGYRIGAVNGPLIGGVVHRLAAAQPSAQLSTYPSWSSSELAAMLLDARLDFALIGTCGDASPPEEGRLAWHTVAMAPVCALLPESHPYADAAEVELSALAGSRWAATPGDGCFAECFAAACARAGFTPTPIHENDLGGCTDLVRGGNVVALCQPTFREVSGVRVVPLAGTPLRWRHLIGWHPSSPAAHVSPRLIAYAEDTYTEAVRLSPHHPPPPR, from the coding sequence GTGAGGTTGGAGCTGCGGCACCTGCGGGTCGTCTGCGCGATCGCCGACGCCGGCAGCGTCACGAAGGCGGCGGCGGCGCTCGGCCTCGCCGCGCCCGCGCTCACCACCCAGCTGCAGCGCATCGAGCGCGCCTTCGGCGGGCAGCTGTTCGAGCGCGACCGCCGGGGCGCCCGGCCCACCCCGCTCGGCGACCTGGTGCTGGCCCGCGCCCGGGTGTTGCTGCCCGCGGTGCAGGGCCTGCAGGAGGAGGCGGCCCAGTTCGCCGGGGCCGCGCAGGCCGGCGGCGAGGACGGGCTGCCCGGCTACCGCATCGGCGCGGTCAACGGCCCGCTCATCGGCGGGGTGGTGCACCGGCTCGCCGCCGCGCAGCCCAGCGCCCAGCTGAGCACGTACCCGTCCTGGTCCTCATCGGAGCTGGCCGCGATGCTGCTGGACGCCCGGCTCGACTTCGCGCTGATCGGCACCTGCGGCGACGCGTCCCCGCCCGAGGAGGGACGCCTGGCCTGGCACACCGTCGCCATGGCCCCGGTGTGCGCACTGCTGCCGGAGTCCCACCCGTACGCCGACGCCGCCGAGGTCGAGCTGTCCGCCCTGGCCGGCTCGCGCTGGGCGGCCACCCCGGGCGACGGCTGCTTCGCCGAGTGCTTCGCCGCCGCCTGCGCCCGCGCCGGCTTCACCCCCACCCCCATCCACGAGAACGACCTCGGCGGCTGCACCGACCTGGTCCGCGGCGGCAACGTGGTGGCCCTGTGCCAGCCCACCTTCCGCGAGGTCTCCGGCGTCCGCGTAGTCCCCCTGGCCGGCACCCCCCTCCGCTGGCGCCACCTCATCGGCTGGCACCCCTCCTCCCCCGCCGCCCACGTCTCCCCGCGCCTCATCGCCTACGCCGAGGACACCTACACCGAAGCCGTCCGCCTCTCCCCCCACCACCCCCCTCCACCGCGTTGA
- a CDS encoding S1 family peptidase, with the protein MKATRLVLAITTAATVAAGLAGITAPAQAAPSGVDGVSIAASLGDDRTAGSYVDAAGRTVVNVTDDAAADAVRAAGAQPRLVSRSARQLDRLMAALDRGVVGTAWSVDPVTNQIVVDVDSTVTGARYTGLAQAVARSGGAARLQQVEGRLTPTIGAGDAIYGGGYRCSLGFNVRSGSTYYFLTAGHCTDLATEWFSNSTHSTKLGDRTGTSFPGNDYGIVRYTNTSITKTGGFSSAANPVVGQSATRRGSTTGTKTGTVTGLNATVHYAEGTVKGMIRTDICAEGGDSGGPLYSGSTALGLTSGGSGNCRTGGITYFQPVVEALSKYGVSVY; encoded by the coding sequence GTGAAGGCCACCAGACTAGTCCTGGCGATCACCACCGCTGCCACCGTGGCGGCCGGTCTCGCCGGCATCACCGCACCCGCGCAGGCGGCACCGTCCGGCGTGGACGGCGTCTCGATCGCCGCGTCCCTCGGCGACGACCGCACCGCGGGCAGCTACGTGGACGCCGCCGGGCGCACCGTCGTCAACGTCACCGACGACGCCGCCGCCGACGCGGTACGCGCCGCCGGTGCGCAGCCGCGCCTGGTCAGCCGCAGCGCGCGGCAGCTCGACCGGCTGATGGCGGCGCTGGACCGCGGCGTCGTCGGCACCGCCTGGTCGGTCGACCCGGTCACCAACCAGATCGTCGTGGACGTGGACAGCACGGTCACCGGCGCCCGCTACACCGGGCTCGCACAGGCCGTGGCCCGCTCCGGCGGCGCCGCCCGCCTCCAGCAGGTCGAGGGCCGCCTCACCCCGACCATCGGCGCGGGCGACGCGATCTACGGCGGCGGCTACCGCTGCTCGCTCGGCTTCAACGTCCGCAGCGGCAGCACGTACTACTTCCTCACCGCCGGGCACTGCACCGACCTGGCCACCGAGTGGTTCTCCAACTCGACGCACAGCACCAAGCTCGGCGACCGGACCGGCACCAGCTTCCCCGGCAACGACTACGGCATCGTCCGGTACACCAACACGTCGATCACCAAGACCGGCGGCTTCTCCTCCGCCGCCAACCCGGTGGTCGGCCAGTCGGCCACCCGCCGCGGTAGCACCACCGGCACCAAGACCGGCACGGTGACCGGCCTCAACGCCACCGTCCACTACGCCGAGGGCACGGTCAAGGGCATGATCCGCACCGACATCTGCGCCGAGGGCGGCGACAGCGGCGGCCCGCTCTACTCCGGCAGCACCGCGCTCGGCCTCACCTCCGGCGGCTCCGGCAACTGCCGCACCGGCGGCATCACGTATTTCCAGCCCGTCGTAGAAGCCCTGAGCAAGTACGGCGTCTCCGTCTACTGA
- a CDS encoding helix-turn-helix domain-containing protein has product MRPTALDWSTENCTVARAMEVLGERWTLVVLREVFNGIRRFEEMREHSGIPRQVLTNRLHMLVEAGVLRRVPYREPGERERHEYRLTEKGFDLYPVLVAVREWGDRYLADPAGPPVDMVHRDCGSPVHTHLTCAEGHEIGSPREVATRPGPGAVPRKGRAPS; this is encoded by the coding sequence GTGAGACCTACCGCACTCGACTGGTCGACCGAGAACTGCACCGTCGCCCGTGCGATGGAGGTGCTCGGCGAACGCTGGACCCTGGTCGTGCTGCGGGAGGTGTTCAACGGCATCCGCCGCTTCGAGGAGATGCGCGAGCACAGCGGCATCCCGCGCCAGGTCCTCACCAACCGCCTGCACATGCTCGTCGAGGCCGGTGTGCTGCGCCGGGTGCCGTACCGGGAGCCCGGCGAGCGCGAGCGCCACGAGTACCGGCTCACCGAGAAGGGCTTCGACCTCTACCCGGTGCTCGTCGCCGTCCGCGAGTGGGGCGACCGCTACCTCGCCGACCCCGCCGGCCCGCCCGTGGACATGGTGCACCGGGACTGCGGCTCGCCCGTACACACCCACCTGACCTGCGCCGAGGGCCACGAGATCGGCTCACCTCGCGAAGTCGCCACCCGCCCCGGCCCCGGCGCCGTCCCAAGGAAAGGAAGGGCACCTTCTTAA
- a CDS encoding SGNH/GDSL hydrolase family protein — MKHPSTRRPLLAGVVLAATLALLAGPGGGATAGNKDAWVGSWSAAPTGAGAGLSGTGFADQTIRMIVHTSVGGSAARIRLSNTFGTGAVTIGHATLARPDAATPALTDVLPASVAELTFNGAPGITIPKGGQVVSDPLPVAVPELSDLVVSIYLPVPTGPATWHWTARQAAYYGAGDTAAEPTGATLTGTRNSWFFLTGVDVLSRRSPGAVAVLGDSITDGSQSTLNGNARWTDRLAARLLAGNSPHSEVGVLNQGLAGNTVNHDGTEIGYAELGVNGLARLQRDVFSQTGVRTLVLVLGINDIQIHGDAPDKIVGGLRQLIAQGRTAGLDVVVSTVTPFEGFSSWTPEKEQTRLAVNEWLRTHRGEFSGLVDFDELLRDPAAPSKLRAEWDSGDHIHPNDAGYQAMADFVPLWLIS, encoded by the coding sequence GTGAAGCACCCCTCGACCCGCCGGCCGCTGCTCGCCGGCGTGGTGCTGGCCGCGACACTCGCCCTGCTGGCCGGTCCCGGTGGCGGCGCCACCGCCGGAAACAAGGACGCCTGGGTCGGCTCCTGGTCGGCCGCGCCCACCGGGGCGGGCGCGGGCCTGTCCGGCACCGGCTTCGCCGACCAGACCATCCGCATGATCGTGCACACCTCGGTGGGCGGCAGCGCGGCCCGGATCCGGCTGTCCAACACCTTCGGCACGGGGGCGGTCACCATCGGGCACGCCACCCTGGCCCGGCCGGACGCCGCCACGCCCGCCCTGACCGACGTGCTGCCCGCCAGCGTCGCGGAGCTGACCTTCAACGGCGCGCCCGGCATCACCATCCCCAAGGGCGGCCAGGTCGTCAGCGACCCGCTGCCGGTGGCCGTGCCGGAGCTGTCCGACCTGGTGGTGAGCATCTACCTGCCGGTGCCGACCGGCCCGGCGACCTGGCACTGGACCGCGCGCCAGGCGGCGTACTACGGCGCGGGCGACACCGCCGCGGAGCCGACCGGCGCGACCCTGACCGGCACCCGGAACTCGTGGTTCTTCCTCACCGGCGTCGACGTGCTGAGCCGCCGCTCGCCCGGCGCGGTGGCGGTGCTCGGCGACTCGATCACCGACGGCAGCCAGTCCACCCTCAACGGCAACGCCCGCTGGACCGACCGGCTGGCCGCGCGGCTGCTGGCGGGGAACTCGCCGCACTCCGAGGTCGGTGTGCTCAACCAGGGCCTGGCCGGCAACACGGTCAACCACGACGGCACCGAGATCGGCTACGCCGAGCTGGGCGTCAACGGCCTGGCCCGGTTGCAGCGCGACGTGTTCAGCCAGACCGGGGTGCGCACGCTGGTGCTGGTGCTCGGCATCAACGACATCCAGATCCACGGCGACGCCCCCGACAAGATCGTTGGAGGGTTGCGGCAGCTCATCGCGCAGGGCCGGACCGCCGGGCTGGACGTGGTGGTGTCGACGGTGACCCCGTTCGAGGGCTTCTCGTCGTGGACGCCGGAGAAGGAGCAGACCCGGCTCGCCGTGAACGAGTGGCTGCGTACGCACCGGGGTGAGTTCAGCGGGCTGGTCGACTTCGACGAGCTGCTGCGCGACCCGGCGGCGCCGTCGAAGCTGCGCGCCGAGTGGGACAGCGGCGACCACATCCACCCCAACGACGCCGGCTACCAGGCGATGGCGGACTTCGTGCCGCTGTGGCTGATCTCCTGA
- a CDS encoding GH1 family beta-glucosidase → MKQIAEETTQAAPLRFPEGFRWGAATAAYQIEGAATADGRGPSIWDGFARRPGRVHEGHTGDVACDHYRRYREDVGLMRELGIGTYRFSIAWPRVKPDGTGPVNTRGLDFYDRLVDELLAAGIEPMATLYHWDLPQALEHGGRDGWGNRDTAAYFAEYAAVTVARLGDRIGTWTTLNEPWCAAFLGYASGDHAPGRTDDQTAFRAAHHLMLGHGLAAQALRAAGVRELSLTLNLARISPADPADPHDRAAARHVDGVLNRIFLDPALRGEYPADMLALFDRFGATDAIRDGDLPVIATPIDLLGINYYQPALVKAQIGAPATPMYPGTEGVAFLPLPGPVTYMGWHIDPTGLSDLLLRLSHDYPGTPLMVTENGAAYYDEPDGDRVADPDRIAYLDGHLRAVHAALTAGADVRGYLAWSFLDNFEWAFGYDKRFGLVYVDYPTQRRIPKDSALWYRTITRTNTL, encoded by the coding sequence ATGAAGCAGATCGCTGAGGAGACCACCCAGGCGGCGCCGCTGCGCTTTCCGGAAGGGTTCCGGTGGGGCGCGGCGACGGCGGCGTACCAGATCGAGGGCGCCGCCACGGCGGACGGACGGGGGCCGTCCATCTGGGACGGCTTCGCGCGGCGTCCCGGCCGGGTGCACGAGGGGCACACCGGGGACGTCGCCTGCGACCACTACCGGCGTTACCGCGAGGACGTCGGCCTGATGCGCGAGCTGGGCATCGGCACGTACCGCTTCTCGATCGCCTGGCCGCGGGTCAAGCCCGACGGCACCGGCCCGGTCAACACCCGCGGCCTGGACTTCTACGACCGGCTGGTGGACGAGCTGCTCGCGGCCGGCATCGAGCCGATGGCCACGCTCTACCACTGGGACCTGCCGCAGGCGCTGGAGCACGGCGGCCGCGACGGGTGGGGGAACCGCGACACCGCGGCGTACTTCGCCGAGTACGCCGCGGTGACCGTGGCCCGGCTCGGCGACCGCATCGGCACCTGGACCACGCTGAACGAGCCCTGGTGCGCCGCGTTCCTCGGCTACGCCAGCGGCGACCACGCCCCGGGCCGCACGGACGACCAGACCGCCTTCCGCGCCGCGCACCACCTGATGCTCGGGCACGGCCTGGCCGCTCAGGCGCTGCGCGCGGCCGGGGTACGCGAGCTGTCGCTCACCCTCAACCTGGCCCGGATCAGCCCCGCCGACCCCGCCGACCCGCACGACCGCGCCGCGGCGCGCCACGTCGACGGCGTACTGAACCGGATCTTCCTGGACCCCGCCCTGCGCGGGGAGTATCCGGCCGACATGCTCGCCCTCTTCGACCGCTTCGGCGCCACCGACGCCATCCGCGACGGCGACCTGCCGGTCATCGCCACCCCCATCGACCTGCTGGGCATCAACTACTACCAGCCCGCCCTGGTCAAAGCCCAGATCGGCGCCCCGGCAACGCCGATGTACCCCGGCACCGAGGGGGTCGCCTTCCTCCCCCTACCCGGCCCCGTCACCTACATGGGCTGGCACATCGACCCCACGGGCCTGTCCGACCTGCTCCTGCGCCTGTCCCACGACTACCCCGGCACCCCGCTGATGGTCACCGAGAACGGCGCCGCCTACTACGACGAACCCGACGGCGACCGCGTAGCCGACCCCGACCGCATCGCCTACCTAGACGGCCACCTCCGCGCCGTCCACGCGGCCCTCACCGCCGGCGCCGACGTCCGCGGCTACCTGGCCTGGTCGTTCCTGGACAACTTCGAGTGGGCCTTCGGCTACGACAAGCGCTTCGGCCTCGTCTACGTCGACTACCCCACCCAGCGCCGCATCCCCAAGGACTCGGCCCTCTGGTACCGCACCATCACCCGCACCAACACCCTCTAG